In the Ochrobactrum sp. Marseille-Q0166 genome, one interval contains:
- a CDS encoding N-formylglutamate amidohydrolase, which produces MSLERDFHLMPPFEVCAPAQQRIPFVFNSPHSGRVYPKSFLEESRLNSLAIRYSEDCYVDELFAAVPRLGAPLLKAHFPRAFLDVNREPYELDPRMFAEPLPPYVNSQSARVAGGLGTVPRLVGEGQLIYPGRISLGEAYYRIEELYKPYHRALDGLLQSTHERFGYSVLIDCHSMPGGTRSGDVGGRPDFIIGDRFGRSCSEQLTQAAIELLRSLGYTVAHNKPYAGGFITEHYGRPAAACYALQIEINRSLYMNEETLQKLVGFDALCADLYQFLSDLTSLPDELLVVPPLAAE; this is translated from the coding sequence ATGAGTCTGGAACGTGATTTTCATCTGATGCCCCCTTTCGAGGTCTGCGCACCAGCGCAGCAGCGCATTCCTTTCGTTTTCAATTCTCCCCATAGCGGTCGAGTCTATCCCAAGTCGTTTCTCGAAGAATCACGGCTAAATTCGCTCGCCATTCGCTATTCCGAAGATTGCTACGTCGATGAGCTTTTTGCAGCCGTGCCGCGCCTTGGCGCGCCGCTGCTCAAGGCGCACTTTCCGCGCGCCTTTCTCGACGTGAACCGTGAGCCATACGAGCTTGATCCGCGCATGTTTGCGGAGCCTCTGCCGCCATATGTGAACAGCCAGTCGGCCCGTGTTGCGGGTGGGCTGGGCACTGTGCCGCGTCTGGTCGGCGAAGGACAGCTGATTTATCCTGGCCGTATATCACTTGGAGAGGCTTATTATCGTATTGAGGAGCTCTATAAGCCCTATCATCGTGCGCTGGATGGTCTGCTCCAGTCGACGCATGAGCGGTTCGGCTATTCGGTTCTGATTGATTGCCACTCAATGCCGGGCGGCACGCGCTCCGGCGATGTTGGCGGCCGGCCTGATTTCATCATTGGCGATCGTTTCGGCAGATCCTGCAGTGAGCAGCTGACACAGGCGGCAATAGAGTTACTGAGGAGTCTCGGTTATACAGTGGCGCACAACAAGCCCTATGCGGGTGGTTTTATCACCGAGCATTATGGCAGGCCCGCAGCTGCCTGCTATGCGCTGCAGATTGAGATCAACCGCAGTCTTTATATGAATGAGGAGACGTTGCAGAAGCTTGTCGGCTTCGATGCGCTATGTGCCGATCTCTATCAGTTCCTGAGCGATCTCACGTCCTTGCCGGATGAACTTCTGGTCGTACCGCCGCTCGCAGCAGAGTAG
- the hisN gene encoding histidinol-phosphatase, with amino-acid sequence MLIDKAFFSEVASVAAAETLPRFRQFNEIDNKYTSGFDPVTEADRAAERAIRAVIGREFPDHGILGEEYGPENIDRSHVWVIDPVDGTRAFISGLPVWGTLVGLTVDGDAKAGMMSQPFTGELFYGDANGSYLVREGAEPRRLSVRAQAKLEDATMFTTTPALFKGDLRHSFDRLENAVRLSRYGVDCYAFAMLASGFADIVVEAGLQPYDIVALIPIIEQAGGVITQRDGGPAEKGGDVVAAASPALHKAALDLLNS; translated from the coding sequence TTGCTGATCGATAAGGCATTTTTTTCCGAAGTCGCTTCGGTCGCCGCTGCTGAAACCTTGCCACGGTTTCGCCAGTTCAACGAGATCGACAACAAATATACTTCGGGATTTGATCCGGTCACGGAAGCCGACCGCGCTGCTGAACGTGCGATTCGTGCCGTGATCGGGCGCGAGTTTCCAGATCACGGCATTCTTGGCGAAGAATATGGCCCGGAAAATATCGACCGCAGTCATGTCTGGGTGATCGATCCCGTTGATGGCACCCGCGCTTTCATTTCCGGCCTGCCTGTATGGGGAACGCTGGTCGGTCTGACCGTCGATGGCGATGCAAAGGCTGGTATGATGTCTCAGCCTTTCACGGGTGAGCTGTTTTACGGTGACGCCAATGGTTCATATCTGGTCCGCGAAGGTGCGGAACCACGTCGGCTTTCTGTGCGCGCTCAGGCAAAACTTGAAGATGCGACAATGTTCACCACCACCCCAGCGCTTTTCAAGGGCGATTTGCGCCATAGCTTTGACCGGCTGGAAAATGCGGTGCGTCTGTCGCGTTACGGCGTTGATTGCTATGCCTTTGCGATGCTGGCCAGCGGCTTTGCCGATATCGTCGTGGAAGCGGGCCTTCAGCCTTATGATATCGTGGCGCTTATTCCAATCATCGAGCAGGCGGGTGGTGTTATAACACAGCGCGATGGTGGCCCGGCAGAAAAAGGCGGTGATGTTGTTGCCGCAGCTTCACCGGCGCTGCACAAGGCCGCTCTTGATTTGCTGAACAGCTGA
- a CDS encoding alpha/beta hydrolase, giving the protein MSELLFETDANPIPAGTTSGQLTSKDGINLRYAIMRPETKPSRGTIILLQGRNEFIEKYFETISDLATRGFTVATLDWRGQGGSQRLLKDRLRGYVRNFGDYTDDLDQFLTEIVLPDCPPPFYVLAHSAGALITYSSIHKLASRVTRIVLCAPLMGLRPSQSGDNKMRRIATALRWLGMGRNYAAGGRVRGERPFENNPLTNDPARFERNMAVVRKHPELALGGPTINWIGNALAAAARIYQPGFYDGPTVPVLVIAAGADKVVSTTAIERFAASARNVSLVVIDGARHELLQEADFYREQALAAFDAFIPGTSEIEALPESIEPANPDKA; this is encoded by the coding sequence ATGTCAGAACTTCTTTTTGAAACCGACGCGAACCCCATTCCCGCAGGGACGACATCGGGACAGCTTACGTCGAAGGATGGCATAAATCTGCGCTACGCCATCATGAGGCCCGAAACAAAACCGTCGCGCGGCACCATCATTCTGCTGCAGGGCCGCAATGAGTTTATCGAAAAATACTTTGAAACCATCTCGGATCTGGCCACACGCGGGTTCACGGTCGCAACGCTCGACTGGCGGGGCCAAGGTGGTTCGCAACGGCTGCTCAAAGACCGACTGCGCGGCTATGTTCGGAATTTCGGTGACTATACCGACGATCTCGATCAGTTTCTGACCGAGATTGTGCTGCCTGATTGTCCGCCCCCCTTCTATGTGCTGGCGCATTCGGCAGGCGCTCTGATTACCTATTCTTCGATTCACAAACTGGCATCGCGCGTGACCCGTATCGTGCTGTGCGCGCCGTTGATGGGATTACGTCCATCACAATCCGGCGACAACAAAATGCGCCGCATAGCAACCGCCTTGCGCTGGCTGGGAATGGGCCGAAATTATGCCGCCGGTGGACGCGTACGCGGTGAAAGGCCCTTTGAAAACAACCCGCTCACCAATGATCCGGCACGATTTGAACGCAATATGGCGGTGGTCCGAAAACATCCGGAACTGGCGCTTGGCGGGCCGACAATCAACTGGATCGGCAATGCGCTTGCTGCGGCTGCGCGTATTTACCAGCCCGGCTTCTATGATGGGCCGACGGTGCCTGTACTGGTTATCGCTGCAGGTGCGGACAAGGTCGTCTCGACCACAGCCATAGAACGTTTTGCTGCCAGCGCGCGCAACGTCTCCCTCGTCGTCATCGACGGGGCGCGCCATGAATTGCTTCAGGAAGCCGATTTCTACCGGGAGCAGGCTCTTGCCGCCTTTGATGCGTTCATTCCCGGTACGTCGGAAATTGAAGCGCTTCCAGAGAGCATAGAGCCTGCAAATCCAGACAAAGCCTGA
- a CDS encoding PepSY domain-containing protein, translating into MKKAYLAFAALATVATGIATTSHAADNGLRVQVQYYDDDGYRPPMPPRGGPRPGWDGPDRGYDRGPGRGPGWGDGYGRRETLSPRQISRSLQRRGYDVGDMRRERGAYLVKATRPNGRRVIVVVDAFSGRIIDERRVGRGW; encoded by the coding sequence ATGAAAAAAGCTTATCTTGCTTTTGCCGCACTTGCCACCGTCGCAACCGGAATTGCGACTACGTCCCATGCAGCTGATAACGGCCTGCGTGTTCAGGTCCAGTATTACGACGACGATGGCTATCGTCCTCCGATGCCGCCACGCGGAGGACCACGTCCGGGTTGGGACGGTCCAGATCGTGGATATGATAGAGGCCCGGGACGCGGACCAGGCTGGGGTGACGGCTATGGTCGCCGGGAAACACTAAGCCCACGCCAGATTTCGCGTTCACTGCAGCGCCGCGGCTATGACGTTGGCGACATGCGCCGCGAACGCGGAGCTTACCTCGTCAAGGCAACCCGCCCGAATGGCCGCCGCGTAATCGTTGTGGTCGATGCATTCAGCGGTCGCATCATTGATGAACGTCGCGTTGGTCGCGGCTGGTAA
- a CDS encoding Hsp20 family protein, with protein MRHVDFSPLYRSTVGFDRLFSSMLDTLASPEGSQSYPPYNIERTGENTYRITMAVAGFSESELEIEAHRNQLTVKGQKAENDDSETGEVLYRGIASRAFERRFQLADFVEVAGASLKNGLLHIDLKREIPEQMKPRKIEVSKASVGEAQQIETKTAH; from the coding sequence ATGCGTCACGTTGATTTTTCCCCGCTCTATCGTTCCACGGTAGGTTTCGACCGTCTTTTCTCGTCGATGCTCGACACGCTCGCATCGCCAGAAGGTTCGCAGTCTTATCCGCCATACAATATTGAGCGGACCGGTGAGAACACCTATCGCATCACCATGGCCGTTGCAGGCTTTTCGGAAAGCGAACTTGAAATCGAAGCCCATCGCAATCAGCTGACCGTGAAAGGCCAGAAGGCCGAGAACGATGATTCTGAAACCGGTGAAGTGCTTTATCGCGGCATTGCTTCGCGTGCTTTCGAGCGCCGCTTCCAGCTTGCAGACTTTGTTGAAGTCGCTGGCGCCAGCCTCAAGAACGGTCTGCTCCACATCGATCTCAAGCGCGAAATCCCTGAACAGATGAAGCCGCGCAAGATTGAAGTCAGCAAAGCATCGGTTGGGGAAGCCCAGCAGATCGAAACGAAAACTGCCCACTAA
- a CDS encoding low specificity L-threonine aldolase: protein MHFASDNWAGAHPKIAESLSLHANGFAAAYGASELDKRVEQRFNELFEREVAVFFVGTGTAANSLALASVNRPGGVSLVHREAHVIEDECGAPEYFTGGARLHPIDGAMGRIDPELLKRELKRFNPAFVHAGQPMAVSITQATEVGTLYQPEHIATISQICRDAGLPLHMDGARFANALVSLGLTPAEMTWKQGVDIVSFGGTKNGCWCAEALVFMDPARARDLPFIRKRAAQLFSKTRFIAAQFDAYLADDLWIELAKHSNALSARLARHIDASSQMRLAWKPEANEVFAIMKQSVYDRLRDAGAMFYDWNPPHSEVNRISEGEIFARFVTSFANTEEEVDQFGKLIA from the coding sequence GTGCATTTTGCTTCAGACAATTGGGCAGGCGCCCACCCGAAAATCGCTGAAAGTCTTTCCCTCCATGCAAATGGATTTGCTGCTGCCTATGGTGCCAGCGAGCTCGACAAGCGCGTGGAACAGCGTTTCAACGAATTGTTCGAGCGGGAAGTGGCGGTCTTCTTTGTCGGCACTGGTACGGCGGCCAACTCGCTGGCCCTTGCCAGCGTCAACCGTCCGGGCGGTGTCTCGCTCGTGCATCGCGAAGCGCATGTGATTGAAGATGAATGCGGTGCGCCTGAATATTTCACCGGCGGCGCACGGCTGCATCCGATTGATGGCGCAATGGGTCGTATCGATCCTGAATTACTCAAGCGCGAGCTCAAACGTTTCAATCCGGCCTTCGTTCATGCTGGTCAACCGATGGCAGTCAGCATCACGCAAGCCACAGAAGTCGGCACGCTATATCAGCCTGAACATATTGCGACGATCTCACAGATTTGCCGTGATGCAGGCCTGCCGCTGCATATGGATGGCGCACGTTTTGCCAACGCGTTGGTATCACTTGGTTTGACGCCAGCGGAAATGACGTGGAAGCAGGGCGTCGACATCGTATCCTTTGGCGGCACCAAGAATGGTTGCTGGTGTGCGGAAGCGCTTGTCTTCATGGACCCCGCCCGCGCGCGCGACCTGCCTTTCATCCGCAAACGCGCAGCGCAACTTTTCTCCAAGACTCGCTTCATCGCGGCACAGTTTGATGCCTATCTCGCAGATGATCTCTGGATCGAACTTGCGAAACACTCCAATGCGCTCTCTGCGCGGCTCGCCCGTCACATCGACGCATCCAGCCAAATGCGACTTGCATGGAAGCCCGAGGCCAATGAGGTTTTCGCAATCATGAAGCAGTCAGTCTATGACCGGCTGCGCGATGCTGGTGCAATGTTCTATGACTGGAACCCGCCGCATTCGGAAGTCAACCGCATCAGCGAAGGCGAAATCTTTGCACGCTTCGTCACAAGCTTTGCAAATACCGAAGAAGAAGTTGATCAATTCGGCAAGCTTATCGCTTAA
- the gltB gene encoding glutamate synthase large subunit, translated as MPHLTPSVSHVDLHNGQNGTVKAATNSTNATRKTRTSAGTPPAQGLYDPRNERDACGVGFIAHMKGQKSHQVVENGLKMLENLTHRGAVGADPLMGDGAGILVQIPDRFFREEMARQAIDLPQPGHYAVGYIFMPRDAELRAHIEDIIKEVIAAEGQTFIGFRQVPVDNSSLSKAPEIAATEPFHVQVFIGRSATIATDDEFERRLFVLRKVISNRIYQENDGDDKGFYIVSMSARTVVYKGMFLAYQVGAYYNDLKDPRFESAVALVHQRFSTNTFPSWRLAHPYRMVAHNGEINTLRGNVNWMAARQASVDSELFGNDISKLWPISYEGQSDTACFDNALEFLHQGGYSLAHAMMMLIPEAWSGNKLMSDERRAFYEYHAALMEPWDGPAAVAFTDGRQIGATLDRNGLRPARYLVTDDDFVILASEAGVLPVEEKKVVKKWRLQPGRMLLIDMEEGRIVSDEEIKSQIAQKHPYKQWLSNTQLILEDLNPVEPRALRKDVSLLDRQQSFGYSQEDTKLLMSPMATTGQEAIGSMGTDTPISAMSDKSKLLYTYFKQNFAQVTNPPIDPIREELVMSLVSFIGPRPNIFDLVGTSRRKRLEVRQPILTNGDLEKIRSIGHTEDRFDTKTLDITYNVGEGAAGMHGALERLCDRAEAAVHGGYNIVILSDRQVGPDRIPIPALLATAAVHHHLIRKGLRTSVGLVVESGEPREVHHFACLAGYGAEAINPYLAFDTLLDMHRRREFPPEVDENEVVKRYIKSIGKGILKVMSKMGISTYQSYCGAQIFDAVGLQTRFVDQFFFGTATSIEGVGLDEIAEETVRRHTDAFGNDPVLLTALEVGGEYAYRMRGEAHLWSPDAVAKLQHAVRTSNPDTFTEYTSMLDSKAAQAKTIRGLFDIRFAEASGRKPVSIDEVESAADIVKRFSTGAMSFGSISREAHTTLARAMNTIGGKSNTGEGGEEPDRFYPLPDGTPNPERSAIKQVASGRFGVTTEYLVNSDLIQIKVAQGAKPGEGGQLPGHKVDATIAKTRHSTQGVGLISPPPHHDIYSIEDLAQLIYDLKNVNPAADISVKLVSEVGVGTVAAGVAKARADHITISGYDGGTGASPLTSLKHAGSPWEIGLAETHQTLVLNGLRSRIALQVDGGLRTGRDVVIGALLGADEFGFSTAPLIAAGCIMMRKCHLNTCPVGVATQDPVLRKRFKGTPEHVINFFFYLAEEVRALLAAMGFTKLEQIIGETELLEKQTMIDHWKAKGLDFSRIFYKPEAEKHEIFWTERQHHPIEDILDRKLIAEAMPALENKTPVKIDVAIKNVDRSAGAMLSGEVAKRFRHKGLPEDTIAVTLRGTAGQSFGAFLARGVSFELIGDGNDYIGKGLSGGRIVIRPPEDTRIVAENSIIAGNTVLYGALEGECYFRGVAGERFAVRNSGAVTVVEGVGDHGCEYMTGGVVVVIGQTGRNFAAGMSGGVAYVLDEEGDFAQRCNMAMVELEPVPEEDDILEKLHHHGGDLMHKGRVDVSANMTRHDEERLVQLIANHLHYTGSTRAKDILDNWESYRPKFVKVMPVEYRRALEEMERMQIGVAAE; from the coding sequence ATGCCGCATTTGACGCCATCTGTATCGCATGTGGATTTACACAACGGTCAGAACGGAACGGTCAAAGCTGCGACCAATTCCACCAACGCCACCCGAAAAACGCGAACTTCGGCGGGTACTCCCCCCGCCCAAGGCCTCTATGACCCGCGCAACGAACGCGACGCCTGCGGCGTTGGCTTCATTGCGCATATGAAGGGTCAGAAGTCCCATCAGGTTGTCGAAAACGGCCTCAAGATGCTTGAAAACCTCACGCATCGTGGTGCGGTTGGCGCCGACCCTCTGATGGGCGACGGTGCCGGCATTCTGGTGCAGATTCCAGATCGCTTCTTTCGCGAGGAAATGGCTCGTCAGGCTATCGATCTGCCGCAGCCGGGGCATTACGCCGTAGGCTATATCTTCATGCCGCGCGATGCGGAATTGCGCGCACATATCGAAGATATCATCAAGGAAGTCATCGCTGCGGAAGGACAGACCTTCATCGGTTTCCGTCAGGTCCCTGTTGACAACTCTTCGCTGTCAAAGGCGCCGGAAATTGCCGCGACCGAACCCTTCCACGTTCAGGTTTTCATTGGCCGCAGCGCGACCATTGCAACCGACGATGAGTTTGAACGCCGCTTGTTTGTGCTGCGCAAAGTCATCTCCAATCGCATCTATCAGGAAAACGACGGCGACGATAAGGGCTTCTATATCGTCTCCATGTCGGCACGCACTGTCGTCTACAAGGGCATGTTTCTGGCCTATCAGGTTGGCGCCTATTACAACGACCTGAAAGACCCGCGCTTTGAAAGCGCTGTGGCACTCGTTCACCAGCGCTTTTCGACCAACACTTTCCCGTCATGGCGCCTCGCGCATCCATATCGCATGGTTGCGCATAATGGCGAAATCAACACGCTGCGCGGCAACGTCAACTGGATGGCTGCTCGTCAGGCATCGGTGGATTCGGAGTTGTTTGGCAACGACATTTCGAAGCTATGGCCGATTTCCTACGAAGGTCAGTCGGACACGGCGTGCTTCGATAATGCGCTCGAATTCCTGCATCAGGGTGGCTACAGCCTCGCACATGCGATGATGATGCTGATCCCGGAAGCATGGTCGGGCAACAAGCTGATGTCGGACGAACGCCGTGCGTTCTACGAATATCATGCAGCCCTGATGGAGCCATGGGATGGTCCTGCGGCTGTTGCCTTCACCGATGGTCGCCAGATCGGTGCGACGCTCGACCGTAACGGTCTGCGTCCGGCCCGTTATCTTGTGACTGACGATGATTTTGTCATTCTGGCTTCGGAAGCAGGCGTGTTGCCTGTTGAGGAAAAGAAGGTCGTCAAGAAGTGGCGTCTTCAGCCAGGTCGTATGCTGCTCATCGATATGGAAGAAGGCCGCATCGTTTCGGATGAGGAAATCAAGTCGCAGATCGCGCAGAAGCATCCTTACAAGCAGTGGCTTTCCAACACGCAGCTCATTCTGGAAGACCTGAACCCGGTTGAGCCTCGCGCGCTGCGCAAGGACGTAAGTCTTCTCGACCGTCAGCAGTCATTTGGTTACAGTCAGGAAGATACCAAGCTTCTGATGTCGCCAATGGCCACCACCGGTCAGGAAGCCATCGGTTCGATGGGGACGGATACGCCGATTTCCGCCATGTCCGACAAGTCGAAGCTGCTCTACACCTATTTCAAGCAGAACTTCGCGCAGGTGACGAACCCGCCGATTGATCCGATCCGGGAAGAGCTGGTGATGAGTCTTGTCTCCTTCATCGGACCGCGCCCGAATATCTTCGATCTGGTTGGTACCTCGCGCCGCAAGCGTCTGGAAGTGCGCCAGCCGATCCTGACCAATGGCGATCTCGAAAAGATCCGCTCCATTGGCCACACGGAAGATCGCTTTGATACCAAGACGCTCGACATTACCTATAATGTCGGTGAAGGCGCGGCGGGTATGCATGGTGCGCTTGAGCGTCTGTGCGACCGTGCGGAAGCAGCGGTTCATGGCGGTTATAACATTGTCATCCTGTCGGATCGTCAGGTTGGTCCCGATCGCATTCCGATCCCGGCACTCCTTGCAACAGCGGCTGTCCACCATCACCTGATCCGCAAGGGTCTGCGCACTTCGGTGGGTCTGGTTGTTGAATCGGGTGAGCCGCGCGAAGTGCATCATTTCGCCTGCCTCGCAGGTTATGGTGCGGAAGCAATCAACCCGTATCTCGCTTTCGACACCCTGCTCGACATGCATCGCCGTCGCGAATTTCCGCCGGAAGTTGACGAGAATGAAGTGGTCAAGCGTTACATCAAGTCGATTGGCAAGGGCATTCTCAAGGTCATGTCCAAGATGGGCATTTCGACCTACCAGTCCTATTGCGGCGCGCAGATTTTCGATGCGGTTGGCTTGCAGACGCGCTTTGTCGATCAGTTCTTCTTTGGCACCGCAACGAGCATCGAAGGTGTTGGCCTTGACGAAATCGCAGAAGAAACCGTGCGTCGTCATACCGATGCGTTCGGCAACGACCCGGTTCTGCTGACAGCACTCGAAGTCGGTGGCGAATATGCCTATCGTATGCGTGGTGAAGCACATCTCTGGTCGCCGGATGCGGTTGCGAAACTCCAGCACGCCGTCCGCACTTCAAACCCGGATACATTCACCGAATATACGTCCATGCTCGACTCTAAGGCGGCTCAGGCAAAGACAATTCGTGGCCTGTTCGATATCCGCTTTGCAGAAGCAAGCGGTCGCAAGCCGGTTTCGATTGATGAGGTGGAATCGGCTGCCGATATCGTCAAGCGCTTCTCGACGGGCGCCATGTCGTTTGGTTCGATCTCGCGTGAAGCCCATACGACGCTTGCGCGCGCGATGAACACCATTGGCGGCAAATCGAACACGGGTGAGGGTGGTGAAGAGCCGGATCGTTTCTATCCTCTGCCGGATGGCACGCCAAACCCTGAACGCTCTGCGATCAAGCAGGTGGCATCGGGCCGCTTTGGTGTGACGACGGAATATCTGGTCAATTCCGATCTCATCCAGATCAAGGTTGCGCAGGGTGCAAAGCCGGGTGAAGGCGGTCAGCTGCCGGGTCATAAGGTTGACGCGACCATCGCCAAGACACGTCACTCGACACAGGGTGTGGGCCTCATTTCGCCTCCGCCACACCATGACATCTACTCGATCGAAGATCTGGCACAGCTGATCTATGATCTGAAGAACGTCAATCCAGCCGCCGATATTTCGGTCAAGCTGGTGTCGGAAGTGGGTGTCGGTACGGTTGCGGCCGGTGTCGCCAAGGCGCGCGCCGATCACATCACCATTTCAGGCTATGATGGCGGCACCGGTGCATCGCCGCTGACATCGCTCAAGCACGCTGGTTCGCCGTGGGAAATTGGCCTTGCCGAAACCCATCAGACGCTGGTGTTGAACGGTCTTCGTTCGCGCATTGCGCTGCAGGTCGATGGCGGTCTTCGGACCGGTCGCGACGTGGTGATTGGTGCGCTGCTCGGTGCTGACGAGTTCGGTTTCTCAACCGCTCCGCTGATTGCCGCTGGCTGCATTATGATGCGCAAGTGCCATCTCAACACCTGCCCTGTTGGCGTTGCCACACAGGACCCTGTTCTGCGCAAGCGCTTCAAGGGCACGCCTGAGCATGTGATCAACTTCTTCTTCTATCTGGCAGAAGAAGTGCGCGCATTGCTGGCAGCTATGGGCTTCACCAAACTTGAGCAGATTATCGGTGAAACGGAACTGCTCGAAAAGCAGACCATGATCGATCACTGGAAGGCCAAGGGTCTCGACTTCAGCCGTATCTTCTACAAGCCGGAAGCCGAGAAGCACGAAATCTTCTGGACCGAGCGTCAGCATCATCCGATTGAAGATATTCTGGATCGCAAGTTGATTGCCGAAGCCATGCCAGCGCTGGAAAACAAGACCCCGGTCAAGATTGATGTCGCGATAAAGAACGTTGACCGTTCGGCAGGTGCGATGCTTTCGGGCGAAGTGGCCAAGCGTTTCCGCCACAAGGGCCTGCCGGAAGACACCATTGCTGTTACCCTACGCGGTACGGCTGGCCAGTCTTTCGGTGCCTTCCTTGCACGCGGCGTCTCGTTTGAGCTGATCGGCGACGGCAACGACTATATCGGCAAGGGTCTTTCGGGTGGTCGCATTGTCATACGTCCGCCAGAAGACACGCGTATTGTGGCTGAAAACTCGATCATCGCAGGCAATACCGTGCTTTACGGTGCGCTTGAAGGCGAGTGCTATTTCCGCGGTGTGGCAGGCGAACGCTTCGCCGTGCGTAACTCCGGTGCCGTCACGGTTGTCGAAGGCGTGGGTGACCACGGCTGCGAATATATGACGGGCGGTGTGGTTGTCGTTATCGGTCAGACCGGCCGTAACTTTGCAGCCGGCATGTCGGGCGGTGTCGCCTATGTGCTGGACGAAGAAGGTGACTTCGCACAGCGCTGCAACATGGCGATGGTCGAGCTGGAACCGGTGCCGGAAGAGGATGATATCCTCGAAAAGCTGCACCATCACGGCGGCGACCTGATGCATAAGGGTCGTGTGGATGTATCAGCAAACATGACGCGCCACGACGAAGAACGTCTGGTGCAGCTGATTGCCAACCATTTGCACTACACCGGCTCTACGCGTGCCAAGGATATTCTCGATAATTGGGAGAGCTATCGCCCGAAATTCGTGAAGGTCATGCCGGTCGAATATCGCCGCGCTCTGGAAGAAATGGAACGCATGCAGATCGGCGTCGCAGCTGAGTAA
- a CDS encoding glutamate synthase subunit beta has translation MGKVTGFLEVDRQVAKYQPASDRIRHFREFTLPMTDGEVQKQAARCMDCGIPFCHGPTGCPVHNQIPDWNDLVYNNNWDQAIRNLHLTNNFPEFTGRVCPAPCEEACTLNLEDAPVAIKTVEQALGDKAYELGYIVPQPAAQKTGKSVAIIGSGPAGLAAAQQLARAGHMVDVYERESRPGGLLRYGIPDFKMEKHLIDRRVAQMEGEGVRFLCGVNIGVDKPLRGLLDTYDAVLYSGGSEKPRPAGIPGADLEGVHDAMPYLVQQNRRVGRENIESVAWHEAPILAGGKHIVVVGGGDTASDCVGTAFRQGAVNVTQLDIRPQPPEKEDKLSVWPYWATKMRTSSSQAEGANREFQVATLEFIGEDGKLTHVKCCQVDEKRKPIAGSEFFIKADLAFIAIGFFGPAENSVLKELGDKLEIATDRRGGTSVKANEQDYRTNVDKLYAAGDVRRGQSLVVWAIREGRQAAHAIDADLMGSSVLPR, from the coding sequence ATGGGTAAGGTTACTGGTTTTCTTGAGGTTGATCGGCAGGTAGCAAAATACCAGCCAGCATCGGATCGCATTCGTCACTTCCGCGAATTCACGCTGCCGATGACGGATGGTGAAGTGCAGAAGCAGGCAGCACGCTGCATGGATTGCGGCATCCCGTTCTGCCACGGTCCAACGGGCTGCCCTGTGCACAATCAGATTCCTGACTGGAACGATCTCGTCTATAACAACAACTGGGATCAGGCGATCCGCAACCTGCATCTGACCAACAACTTTCCGGAATTCACCGGTCGTGTTTGTCCGGCGCCTTGCGAGGAAGCCTGCACGCTGAACCTTGAAGATGCGCCAGTTGCGATCAAGACCGTTGAACAGGCACTGGGCGACAAGGCCTATGAGCTTGGCTATATCGTTCCGCAGCCGGCAGCGCAAAAGACCGGCAAGTCGGTCGCGATCATCGGTTCGGGTCCGGCAGGTCTTGCTGCCGCACAGCAGCTCGCACGCGCCGGTCACATGGTTGATGTCTATGAACGCGAAAGCCGGCCGGGTGGTCTGCTGCGTTATGGCATTCCTGACTTCAAGATGGAAAAGCACCTGATCGACCGTCGCGTCGCCCAGATGGAAGGCGAAGGTGTCCGCTTCCTTTGTGGCGTCAATATCGGTGTCGATAAGCCGCTGCGCGGCTTGCTCGATACCTATGATGCGGTGCTTTATTCGGGTGGTTCGGAAAAGCCGCGTCCAGCCGGTATTCCGGGTGCAGACCTTGAAGGCGTGCATGATGCCATGCCTTACCTCGTTCAGCAGAACCGTCGTGTTGGCCGCGAAAACATTGAATCTGTCGCCTGGCACGAAGCGCCAATCCTTGCCGGTGGCAAGCATATTGTCGTTGTTGGCGGTGGTGATACGGCTTCTGACTGCGTTGGCACAGCTTTCCGTCAGGGCGCGGTCAATGTCACGCAACTCGATATTCGCCCGCAACCACCTGAAAAAGAAGACAAGCTGAGCGTCTGGCCTTATTGGGCAACCAAGATGCGTACATCTTCCAGTCAGGCCGAGGGGGCTAATCGCGAGTTTCAGGTGGCAACGCTTGAGTTCATCGGTGAAGACGGCAAGCTCACTCATGTGAAGTGCTGTCAGGTTGACGAGAAGCGCAAGCCGATTGCTGGCTCTGAATTCTTTATCAAGGCGGATCTTGCTTTTATCGCCATCGGCTTCTTCGGTCCGGCGGAAAACAGCGTGTTGAAGGAACTCGGCGATAAGCTCGAAATCGCAACGGATCGTCGCGGTGGAACTTCCGTGAAGGCCAATGAGCAAGACTATCGCACCAATGTCGATAAACTCTATGCAGCGGGCGACGTGCGCCGCGGTCAGTCGCTGGTTGTATGGGCAATTCGTGAAGGCCGTCAGGCAGCCCATGCAATCGACGCAGATCTGATGGGATCATCCGTCCTCCCTCGTTAA